The following are from one region of the Salvia hispanica cultivar TCC Black 2014 chromosome 1, UniMelb_Shisp_WGS_1.0, whole genome shotgun sequence genome:
- the LOC125201092 gene encoding uncharacterized protein LOC125201092, translating to MAKESRQVSEFTDFGGLLHFFKSKMIFEKEDFDLLRDYCDSDVDDDDVIEEKRQSVPFDKGPVLKYISQVRNSGGFDVDVKLHRWLDLGWFFIHLPLCDPQRHYYVYERAKLAIHEINIDMKSKTFELVKIVNAVKTRSAESLMFLTLAVKKVGAAEEDTTDAITIQAIVHDPFYAPWELKEWRVKPEVEEA from the exons ATGGCAAAGGAATCTCGTCAGGTGTCGGAATTCACAGATTTCGGTGGCCTACTGcattttttcaaaagtaaGATGATCTTCGAAAAGGAAGATTTCGATCTTTTGAGAGATTATTGCGACAgtgatgttgatgatgatgacgtAATAGAGGAGAAGAGACAAAGTGTTCCCTTCGACAAGGGGCCCGTTCTCAAATACATCAGCCAAGTCCGCAATAGCGGT GGTTTTGATGTGGATGTGAAGCTCCATCGTTGGCTGGATCTGGGCTGGTTTTTCATCCACCTTCCTCTGTGTGATCCTCAACGTCATTATTATGTGTATGAGCGAGCAAAGCTTGCAATTCATGAAATCAATATTGACATG AAAAGCAAAACTTTTGAGCTTGTGAAAATTGTCAATGCTGTAAAGACGCGGTCCGCCGAATCTCTGATGTTTTTGACTCTGGCTGTGAAAAAAGTTGGGGCAGCTGAAGAAGATACTACTGATGCTATCACTATTCAAGCAATTGTCCATGATCCCTTTTATGCCCCTTGGGAGCTTAAGGAGTGGAGGGTTAAACCAGAGGTGGAGGAGGCTTGA